The DNA window GATGAAGTGACCAGCGACGATATCGCGTTTGTGCGCAAAGGGCTGACCTCTGAAGTGGTGGCGGCGGTGGCGAAGATCAGTTCCAACGCTGACCTGATCTACGGCGCGAAGAAAATGCCGGTAATCAAAAAAGCCAACACTACCATCGGCCTGCCGGGCACCTTTAGCTGCCGTCTGCAGCCGAACGATACCCGTGACGATGTGCAGAGTATTGCCGCACAAATCTACGAAGGACTCTCCTTTGGTGCGGGTGATGCGGTAATCGGTGTTAACCCGGTCACAGACGACGTGGAGAACCTGACCCGCGTACTCGATACCGTTTACGGCGTTATCGACAAATTCAATATCCCGACCCAGGGCTGCGTACTGGCGCACGTCACCACCCAGATCGAAGCGATTCGTCGCGGTGCGCCGGGCGGGCTGATTTTCCAGAGTATCTGCGGCAGTGAGAAGGGCTTAAAAGAGTTTGGCGTGGAGCTGGCGATGCTTGATGAAGCGCGCGCGGTTGGTGCGGAGTTCAACCGTATCGCCGGGGAAAACTGCCTGTACTTTGAAACCGGGCAGGGCTCGGCGCTGTCGGCTGGCGCGAACTTCGGTGCCGATCAGGTGACGATGGAAGCACGTAACTACGGGCTGGCGCGGCACTACGATCCGTTCCTCGTTAACACCGTGGTGGGATTTATCGGACCAGAGTATCTCTACAACGACCGGCAGATTATCCGCGCGGGTCTGGAAGATCACTTTATGGGCAAGCTGAGCGGCATCTCGATGGGCTGCGACTGCTGCTACACCAACCACGCTGACGCCGACCAGAACCTCAACGAAAATCTGATGATTCTGCTCGCCACCGCCGGTTGCAACTACATCATGGGCATGCCGCTCGGCGACGACATCATGCTCAACTATCAGACCACCGCGTTTCACGATACCGCCACCGTCCGTCAGTTACTGAATTTACGGCCGTCGCCGGAGTTCGAACGCTGGCTGGAAACCATGGGCATTATGGCAAACGGTCGCCTGACCAAACGGGCGGGCGATCCGTCACTGTTCTTTTGATGACGCGGGGATGACACATGATGGATCAAAAGCAGATTGAAGAAATTGTACGTAGCGTGATGGCGTCAATGGGACAACCGCAAACCACGGCGGCAGCGCCGCAGGCGGCGGTGACGAAGTGCGCCAGCCAGTGTGAAGTTGCCGCGGAGAGTTGCGAACTGGATTTAGGTTCGCCTGAAGCCAAGGCCTGGATTGGCGTGCAGCAGCCGCATCGTGCGGAAGTGCTGGCCGAGCTGAAGCGCAGCACCGTGGCGCGTGTTTGTACCGGTCGTGCCGGTCCACGCCCGCGCACCCTCGCGCTGTTGCGCTTTCTTGCCGACCATTCACGCTCCAAAGATACGGTGCTGAAAGAGGTGCCGGAAGAGTGGGTGAAAACCCAGGGCCTACTGGAAGTGCGTTCAGAAATTAGCGACAAAAACCTCTACCTGACGCGCCCGGATATGGGGCGTCGCCTGAGTGCTGAAGCGATTGACGCGCTGAAGTCACAGTGCGTAATGAGCCCGGATGTGCAGGTGGTGGTTTCCGATGGCCTCTCGACCGACGCGATCACCGTCAACTATGAAGAGATCTTGCCGCCGCTGCTGTCGGGCCTGAAACAGGCTGGATTGAAGGTCGGCACGCCGTTCTTCGTGCGCTACGGGCGCGTCAAAATCGAAGATCAGATTGGCGAAATTCTCGGTGCGAAAGTCGTTGTCCTATTGGTGGGTGAGCGTCCGGGGCTAGGGCAGTCGGAAAGCCTCTCCTGCTACGCCGTTTACTCTCCGCGCGTGGCGACTACCGTTGAAGCGGATCGTACCTGTATTTCGAATATTCACCAGGGCGGTACGCCGCCGGTAGAAGCGGCCGCGGTGATCGTTGATTTGGCCAAACGCATGCTGGAGCAGAAGGCTTCCGGCATCAACATGACTCGTTAAGGAGGCATCATGCCTGCATTAGATTTAATTCGCCCCTCGGTGACGGCCATGCGCGTGATTGCTTCGGTGAATGACGGTTTCGCGCGCGAACTTAAATTACCGCCACATATACGTAGCCTCGGACTCATCACGGCAGATTCTGATGACGTGACTTATATTGCCGCTGACGAAGCGACAAAACAGGCAATGGTGGAAGTGGTTTATGGCCGCTCTCTGTACGCCGGGGCGGCTCACGGTCCCTCGCCGACAGCGGGGGAAGTGTTGATTATGTTGGGGGGGCCTAACCCGGCGGAGGTTCGCGCCGGTCTGGATGCGATGGTCGCGCATATTGAAGGCGGCGCGGCGTTTCAGTGGGCCAATGACGCCGAAGATACGGCGTTTCTGGCACATGTAGTTTCGCGCACCGGCTCGTATCTCTCGTCGACTTCAGGCATTGCGCTGGGTGACCCGTTGGCCTATCTGGTCGCGCCGCCTTTAGAAGCGACGTTTGGTATCGATGCAGCGTTGAAATCAGCGGACGTCCAGTTGGTGACCTACGTGCCACCGCCGTCAGAAACCAACTATTCGGCGGCGTTTCTGACCGGGAGCCAGGCTGCCTGTAAAGCCGCCTGCAATGCCTTTACTGATGCCGTTCTGGATATAGCCCGTCATCCAATCCAGCGCGCGTAAGGGGGCTGTGATGATCAACGCGCTGGGATTACTGGAAGTGGATGGCATGGTTGCCGCCGTTGACGCGGCGGATGCCATGCTGAAAGCGGCCAACGTGCGTCTACTCAGCCATGAAGTTCTCGACCCGGGGAGGCTGACGCTGGTGATTGAAGGCGATCTGGCGGCATGCCGTGCGGCGCTGGATGCCGGAAGCGCTGCTGCACAGCGCACGGGCCGTGTTATTAGCCGCCGGGAAATTGGCCGACCGGAAGAGGATACCCAGCGGCTGATTAGTGGCTTTCAACGCCAACAGGAAACGCCGGAGGCACCTGCAACGACGGAGTCATCAGAAGCCCTGGTGGCGGTGCTGACATCGGTGCGTCAGGGAATGACGGCAGGGGAGGTGGCCGCGCATTTCGGCTGGTCGCTTGAAGAAGCCAGAAAGGCGCTGGAGCAGCTCTTTTCTGCCGGGGCGTTGCGTAAACGCAGTAGTCGCTATCGCTTAAAAAATTAACCAGTCGGAGGTGCCGGGAGCGCGACAGTGTTCCCGGCTCAAAAGATCATGAAAAAGAAAAAACCGGCAAACCTGCACCATCTTTATCATGAAGCATTACCCGAAGACGTTAAGCTGACGCCGATGGTGGAGGTGGATAACGTCCACCAGCGGCGTACCACCGATGTTTATGAACATGCCCTGACGATTACCGCCTGGCAGCAGATTTACGATCAACTTCATCCGGGAAAATTCCACGGTGAATTCACCGAAATCCTGCTCGATGATATTCAGGTTTTTCGCGAATATACTGGCCTGGCGCTGCGCCAATCCTGCCTGGTATGGCCTAACTCTTTTTGGTTCGGCATTCCGGCAACCCGCGGCGAGCAGGGGTTTATTGGCTCGCAGTGTATTGGCAGTGCGGAAATCGCTACCCGACCCGGCGGTACGGAGTTTGAACTCAGTACGCCGGATGATTACACCATTCTTGGGGTGGTTATCTCGGAAGATGTGATTTCCCGCCAGGCCGGCTTCCTGCATCATCCGGAAAGAGTGCTGCATATGTTGCGTAACCAGTCGGCGCTGGAGGTGAAAGAACAGCACAAAGCGGCGCTATGGGGTTTTGTGCAGCAGGCGCTGGCGACGTTTAGCGAGAACCCGGAAAACCTCCATCAACCCGCTGTACGCAAAGTGTTGGGCGATAATTTACTGCTGGCGATGGGGGCGATGTTGGAGGAGGCGCAGCCGATGGTCACCGCCGAGAGCATCAGCCATCAAAGCTATCGACGACTATTATCCCGAGCGCGGGAATATGTGCTGGAGAATATGTCGGAGCCGCTGACCGTTCTCGACTTATGTAATCAGTTGCATGTTAGCCGCCGCACGCTGCAAAACGCTTTTCACGCCATTCTGGGGATTGGCCCGAACGCGTGGCTGAAGCGCATTCGGTTAAACGCGGTGCGCCGGGAGCTGATTAGCCCCTGGTCGCAGAGCACGACGGTTAAGGATGCCGCGATGCAGTGGGGATTCTGGCATTTGGGGCAGTTCGCCACCGATTATCAGCAGTTGTTCGCCGAGAAACCGTCGCTGACGCTGCATCAAAGGATGCGGCAGTGGGCATAATGATGGGGCGCTTATAGCCAGTCGCGAACCTGAATAAATTCGCCTAGCGCCGCCTCCGGGCTGCCCGCTTCTGGATGATAATCATATTCCCAGCGGACCAGCGGAGGCATCGACATCAGGATGGATTCGGTGCGTCCGCCTGTTTGCAGGCCGAACAGGGTTCCGCGATCCCACACCAGATTGAACTCTACGTAGCGCCCGCGACGGTAGAGTTGAAAATCGCGCTCGCGCTGGCCCCAGAGCATCTCTTTACGTCGCTCGACAATCGGTAAATATGCGTCGGTATAGCCGTTGCCAACCGCCTGCATAAAGTCGAAACAATGGTCGAAATTCGGGGTATTCAAATCATCGAAAAACAGCCCGCCGATACCGCGCTGCTCGTTACGATGTTTGAGGAAGAAGTAGTCGTCGCACCACTTTTTATAGTGTGGATAAACCTCTTCGCCGAAGGGGTAGCATAAATCACGGGCGGTACGATGCCAGTGAACGGCATCTTCTTCAAAACCGTAATAGGGGGTTAAATCGAAGCCGCCGCCGAACCACCACACTGGGTCAGCGCCCGGTTTTTCCGCAATAAAAAAGCGCACGTTGGCATGGCTGGTGGGAATGTACGGACTGCGCGGATGCACCACCAGCGACACGCCCATGGCTTCGAAGCTGCGTCCCGCTAGCTCAGGGCGGTGAGCGGTAGCAGAAGCCGGCATCGCATCGCCGTGTACGTGAGAAAAGTTCACGCCTGCCTGCTCAAAGATACCGCCATCGCGCAGTACCCGGCTGCGTCCGCCGCCGCCGGCTTCACGCTGCCAGCTATCTTCAACGAAATCGCAGCCGTCAACGACGCTGAGCTTTTGGCAGATAGTATCCTGCAACTGAAGAAGGAATGCTTTTACCTGCTGCGCGTCGGGTTTCATTAACGTCTCGTCGAATGGGCTTTCTGGTTATCGAACCAGTGGAAATAACTAATAATGCCGTTAGCAATCGCCGTGGCGATTTTCTGCCGGAACGCGGTGGTGCCGAGCAGTTTTTCTTCGTTTGGATTGGTAATAAACGACGTCTCTACTAGCACCGAAGGAATCGATGGCGACTTTAGCACCACGAACGCCGCCTGTTCAGTATTGCGGCTGTGCAGCTTATGCACCGGCTTGATCTTTTTCAGAATATGCGAGCCGAGCGTCAAGCTGTTTTTGATGGTATCAGTTTGTACCAGGTCAAACAGCACTTGCTGTAATAGGTGGTCTTTATCCGTCGCTTTCTTACCAGCGACCTCATCCGCACGGTTTTCACGATCGGAGAGGTATTTTGCCATGGCGCTACTGGCGCCGCGGTTGGAAAGGGCGAATACGGAGGCCCCGGCTGCGCTCGGGTTGGTGAAACCGTCGGCGTGAATCGACATGAAGAGGTCGGCACCGTGCTGGTGAGCTATCTCCACGCGATCGTACAGCGGAATAAAAGTATCCCCGCTGCGCGTCAGCCGCGCATCAATGCCGTTGCTGCGCAGAATACTGCGCACGTTTTTAGCGATAGCCAGCACGACGTGTTTCTCTTTTGAGCCGTTATGGCCAATAGCGCCGGTATCAATACCGCCATGGCCCGGGTCGAGCATCACGACGCGTTTAGCGCCTTTTTTCTTCGCGGCGGGTTTGCTGTGACCGTTAGATGTTTTTAACGGTTGTTCTTTCGCGCTGGCCTGCGAGGCGATCCCTGAAAGGGTGATTGCTGCCAGCCCGGCTTTCAGCACCTGGCGGCGCGAAGAAAGTATTTTTAAGGGTTTAAAAGTGCTCATTCGGCCTGAATTGCAAACAAGTGGTAACCAATGTTATATCGTATCGTGTTTTCTGATACGACCATTCAAAATAAGAATTGTTTTACTTTTCATTTCAATACATGACAAAGTCACATTATGCCATTTTTTGCGGCTCATTGCGCCTGATATTGGCTATCGAGCGCAATCGCGCCATAATCACTGTTTTTAACCGTTAATGGTGGGCAATACCATGGAGATACGCGTTTTTCGCCAGCAAGATTTTGAAGAGGTGATTACCTTGTGGGAGCGTTGCGATCTCCTGCGGCCATGGAACGATCCGGAAATGGATATTGAACGTAAGCTGAACCACGATGCCAGCTTGTTCCTGGTTGCTGAGGTTAATGGCGAAGTTGTCGGCACGGTAATGGGGGGTTACGACGGCCATCGCGGGTCGGCTTATTACCTTGGCGTGCACCCTGAATACCGTGGTCGCGGCATTGCGAATGCGTTGCTTAACCGGCTGGAGAAAAAGCTGATTGCCCGCGGCTGTCCAAAAATCAACATTATGATACGTGAAGATAACGACGTGGTTCAGGGGATGTACGAGCGGCTCGGCTATGAGCATTCGGACGTGCTGTGCCTCGGTAAACGCTTAATTGAAGATGAAGAATACTGAATTTATCCCCTCCGATTTTGATAGCCATGGTCGCCTGCGTTTGCCGTTCCTTTTTTGGTGCGTGCTGCTGTTGCAGGCGCGGACGTGGGTGCTATTTCTGATGGCAGGCGCGTCGCGCCAACAGGGCGATGCGTTGCTGAATCTGTTTTATCCGAATCATGACAATTTTTGGCTGGGGTTGCTGCCCGGTATTCCGGCAGTGCTGGCGTTTGTTGTCAGCGGACACCGTCAAAAATTTCCTCGGTTTTGGCCGCTGATGCGCTGGCTGCTGGTCTTCTCGCAAGTATTGCTGTTGGTCTGGCAGCCGTTACTGTGGCTGAGCGGTGAATCACCTTCGGCGTTGACCATCGCCCTTTTGGCGGCGGATCTTTACGCGCTCTGGTGGCTGTTGAGCAGCCGTCGACTGAAAGCCTGTTTTCGTGACGAACAGCTTTAAGGGCACTTTTTGCCGATCGTGTACTCCAACATGCGTTGAATTAATAAGAAAGGACTGAGTCATGAAATCGCGACGTTTACTTCTCTGCGCATTACCGCTGGTCTTAACCGGTTGCTCAACAATGAGCGCGGTCAACTGGTCAGCTGCCTATCCGTGGAACTGGTTTGGTTCCTCAACGGAGGTTACCGAGCAGGGCGTGGGCAATCTGACCGCCGCGACGCCGATGAGCGAGCAGGCCATCAGCGATGCGATTGGCAGCAACTATCGCCTGCGCAGCGGTATGAAAACCGCCAACGGCAACATCGTGCGCTATTTCGAAGCGTTAAAAGATGACAAGGTCGCGCTAACCATCAACGGTGAGAGCGGCACCATCAGCCGTATCGACGTGCGCGATAGCAATATCGAAGCCGCCAGCGGCGTGAAAGTTGGCACGCCGTTTAGCGACATCTACAGTAAAGCTTTCGGCAACTGTCAGAAAGGCCATCATGACAACGGCACGGTTGTGGAATGTAAAGCCGAAGGCAGCCAGCACATCAGCTATGTATTCACTGGCAACTGGAGCGGGCCTGAAGAGCTGATGCCTTCTGACGACACGCTGAAGAGCTGGCCTGTGAGCGAGATTATCTGGCGTCGCTAATTTGATCTGAAGTGACTCGACGTTCTGAAAAAACGAGTACAATAGCGCCTTAAAAATGCCACAGCGTTGTGGCTGTATAATTTCAGGAGGAGCGATGTCTCAGGTTCAGAGCGGCATTTTGCCGGAACATTGCCGTGCGGCGATTTGGATTGAAGCGAATGTTAAAGGCGACGTTGATGCACTGCGTGAAGCCAGCAAGGTTTTTGCCGATAAATTAGCTACTTTTGAGGCGAAATATCCGGATGCTAAGCTAGGGGCGGTGGTTGCTTTTGGCCATAACGTCTGGCGTCAACTGAGCGGCGGCGTGGGCGCGGAAGAGTTAAAAGACTTCCCGGTCTATGGTAAAGGTCTGGCGCCATCAACTCAGTATGATGTGCTGATCCACATTTTGTCCGCGCAGCATGAGGTGAACTTCTCTGTTGCCCAGGCGGCAATGGCTGTGTTTGGTAACATCATTGACGTTAAAGAAGAGATTCACGGCTTCCGCTGGATTGAAGAGCGCGACCTGAGCGGCTTTGTTGATGGCACCGAAAACCCGGCGGGTGAAGAGACGCGCCGTGAAGTCGCCGTTATCAAAGATGGCGTTGATGCAGGCGGCAGCTACGTTTTCGTTCAGCGCTGGGAGCATAACCTCAAACAGCTTAACCGCATGAGCGTTCCTGATCAGGAAATGATGATTGGTCGTACCAAAGAAGCCAACGAAGAGATTGACGGCGACGATCGTCCGGAAACCTCCCACCTGAGCCGCGTGGATCTGAAGGAAGATGGTAAAGGGCTGAAGATTGTGCGCCAGAGCCTGCCGTACGGCACCGCCAGCGGCGTTCATGGTCTCTACTTCTGTGCCTACTGCGCGCGCCTGTACAATATTGAGCAGCAGTTGCTGAGTATGTTCGGCGATACCGATGGTAAGCGCGATGCGATGCTGCGCTTTACTAAACCGGTGACCGGCGGGTACTACTTCGCGCCGTCGCTGGAGCGTATTCAGGCGCTGTAAGCGTAAAGGCCTCTCCTTCATCCGTAAGAGAGGCCTGTTTTCTGCCATCTGGCAAAGCAATTCTATTTACTTATTCTCTTTTCGACTTCCAAATCGCCAAACGGTATATAAAACCGTTACTCCTTTCATCACCGTTATAAATATGATGATCACCAGAAAGTCATCAAATTGATAAGGGTGCGCAATGGCCGTTAAATCACTGAAAAAAGGATATCTGGCGCTGGCAGCTTCTGTGCTGTTAGTTGCGCAGGCGCAGGCGACGGAACTGCTGAACAGTTCCTACGATGTTTCCCGCGAGCTGTTTGCCGCCCTTAACCCGCCGTTTGAACAGCAGTGGGCGAAAGATAATGGCGGCGACAAGCTGACGATTAAACAATCTCATGCCGGGTCATCAAAACAGGCGCTGGCGATTCTGCAAGGCCTGAAGGCCGACGTGGTGACCTATAACCAGGTGACCGACGTGCAGATCTTGCACGACAAAGGCAAGCTGATTCCGGCCGACTGGCAAAGCCGTTTGCCGAATAACAGCTCGCCGTTTTACTCCACCATGGGATTCCTGGTGCGCAAAGGCAATCCGAAAAATATTCACGACTGGAATGACCTGGTGCGCTCCGATGTGAAACTGATTTTCCCGAACCCGAAAACCTCAGGCAACGCGCGTTATACCTATTTAGCCGCGTGGGGCGCCGCGGATAAAGCTGACGGTGGAGATAAAGCCAAAACCGAGCAGTTTATGACTCAGTTTCTGAAGAACGTCGAAGTGTTTGATACCGGTGGTCGCGGTGCTACTACCACCTTTGCGGAACGCGGGTTGGGCGATGTACTGATTAGTTTTGAATCGGAAGTGAATAACATCCGCAAACAGTACGAAGATCAGGGATTCGAGGTGGTTATTCCTAAAACCAATATCCTGGCTGAATTCCCGGTGGCCTGGGTGGATAAAAACGTCAAAGCCAACGGTACGGAAAAGGCGGCGAAGGCCTATCTGACATGGCTCTACAGCCCACAAGCGCAGACAATTATTACCGACTATTACTATCGCGTGAACAACCCGAAAGTGATGGATGGATTGAAAGATAAATTCCCGCAGACTGAACTGTTCCGCGTGGAAGACCAGTTTGGATCATGGCCGGAAGTGATGAAAACACACTTTGTCAGCGGCGGTGAGCTGGACAAACTGTTGGCGGCGGGGCGTAAGTAATGTTTGCTGTTGCATCAAAGCGCGTGCTGCCGGGCTTTACCCTGAGCCTCGGCACCAGTCTGCTGTTTGTTTGCTTGATTCTGCTGCTGCCGTTGAGCGCGCTGGTGATGCAGCTCTCTGAGATGACCTGGGCTCAGTACTGGGATGTGGTCACTAATCCTCAGGTGGTGGCGGCCTATAAAGTCACCCTGCTGTCGGCCTTCGTGGCGTCGATTTTCAACGGCGTATTCGGTTTGCTGATGGCATGGATCCTTACGCGCTACCGTTTTCCGGGCCGTACGCTGCTGGATGCGTTGATGGATCTGCCGTTTGCCCTGCCGACGGCGGTAGCGGGCCTGACGCTGGCGTCGCTATTCTCGGTCAACGGTTTTTACGGCGAGTGGCTGGCGAAGTTTGATATCAAAGTGACTTATACCTGGCTGGGTATCGCAGTAGCGATGGCCTTTACCAGCATCCCGTTTGTGGTGCGTACGGTGCAGCCGGTGCTCGAAGAGCTGGGTCCGGAGTATGAAGAAGCTGCGGAAACGCTGGGCGCGACGCGTCTGCAGAGCTTTCGCAAAGTGGTGTTGCCGGAGCTGTCTCCGGCGCTGCTGGCTGGGATTGCGTTGTCGTTTACCCGTAGCCTCGGCGAGTTCGGTGCGGTGATTTTTATCGCCGGTAATATCGCGTGGAAAACGGAAGTGACCTCGCTGATGATTTTCGTTCGTTTGCAGGAGTTTGATTACCCTGCCGCCAGCGCGATTGCTTCGGTGATCCTCGCGGCATCGTTACTGCTGCTGTTCTCAATTAACACCCTGCAAAGTCGCTTTGGTCGACGTGTGGTAGGTCACTAATGGCGATCGTTGCTCAATTGAAGCGTTATGACGCGCCCCGCATTAACTGGGGAAAATGGTTTCTGATTGGTACCGGGATGCTGGTTTCCGCCTTCATTCTGATTGTGCCGATGGTCTATATCTTCGTGCAGGCCTTTAGCAAAGGTCTGATGCCAGTGCTGCAAAACCTTGCCGACCCGGACATGCTGCATGCTATCTGGCTGACGGTGATGATTGCTTTGATTACCGTGCCGGTGAACCTGGTGTTCGGTGTGCTGCTTGCCTGGCTGGTGACGCGCTTTACTTTTCCTGGCCGCCAGCTGCTGCTGACGCTGCTGGATATCCCGTTTGCCGTCTCGCCAGTGGTGGCGGGGCTGGTTTATTTGCTGTTTTACGGTTCTAACGGCCCGCTGGGCGGTTGGCTCGATGAGCACAACCTGCAGATCATGTTCGCCTGGCCGGGCATGGTGCTGGCGACCATCTTTGTGACCTGTCCGTTCGTGGTTCGCGAGCTGGTGCCGGTAATGATGAGTCAAGGCAGTAATGAAGATGAAGCGGCGATTTTGCTCGGCGCTTCAGGCTGGCAGATGTTCCGCCGGGTTACGCTGCCGAACATCCGCTGGGCGCTGCTTTACGGCGTGGTGCTGACTAACGCCCGTGCCATCGGTGAATTCGGCGCCGTGTCGGTGGTTTCCGGCTCGATTCGCGGCGAAACCTTATCGCTGCCGCTGCAAATTGAATTACTTGAGCAGGACTATAATACCGTCGGTTCGTTTACTGCCGCCGCCCTGCTGACGTTAATGGCTATTTTGACCTTGTTTTTGAAGAGTATGGTGCAATGGCGTTTGGCCAATCAGGAAAAACGCGCGCAACTGGAGGGAAATCATGAGCATTGAGATTGCCAATATTAAGAAGTCTTTTGGTCGCACCCAGGTGCTGAATGATATCTCACTGGATATCCCCTCCGGACAGATGGTTGCGCTGCTGGGGCCGTCCGGCTCTGGCAAAACTACGCTGCTGCGTATTATTGCCGGGCTGGAGAATCAGTCCAGCGGGCATATCCGTTTTCACGGCACCGATGTGAGCCGCGTGCATGCGCGCGATCGCAAAGTTGGATTCGTGTTCCAGCACTACGCGCTGTTTCGCCATATGACGGTGTTCGACAACATTGCTTTTGGCCTGACGGTGCTGCCTAAGCGTGAACGTCCGAATGCTGCCGGTATTAAAGCAAAAGTGACCAAACTGCTGGAAATGGTGCAGCTGGCGCATCTGGCCGATCGCTATCCGGCCCAGCTCTCCGGCGGGCAAAAGCAGCGCGTGGCTTTGGCTCGTGCGCTGGCGGTTGAACCGCAAATCCTGCTGCTGGATGAACCTTTCGGTGCGCTGGATGCTCAGGTGCGTAAAGAACTGCGGCGCTGGCTACGTCAGCTGCATGAAGAGCTGAAATTTACCAGCGTATTTGTGACCCACGATCAGGAAGAAGCCACTGAAGTGGCGGATCGTGTGGTAGTGATGAGCCAGGGCAATATCGAACAGGCCGATGCGCCTGACCTGGTGTGGCGTGAGCCTGCCACCCGCTTTGTGCTGGAGTTTATGGGCGAAGTTAACCGCCTGAAAGGCACCATTCGCGGCGGTCAGTTCCACGTCGGCGCGCATCGCTGGCCGCTGGGCTATACCCCGGCATACCAGGGACCGGTCGATCTGTTCCTGCGTCCGTGGGAAGTGGATATCAGCCGTCGCACCAGCCTTGATTCGCCGCTGCCGGTACAGGTACTGGAAGCCAGCCCCAAAGGCCACTACACCCAATTAGTTGTTCAGCCCCTTGGGTGGTATGACGAACCGTTGACCGTGGTATTGCAGGGAGAAGATGCGCCGTATCGCGGGGAGCGCCTGTTTGTCGGCTTGCAAAATGCACGCCTGTACAATGGCAATGAACGTATCGAGCCACGCGGGGAGCTTGCTCTGGCTGAATCGGCCTGATAGCTTAATCCGCAAGTTTATCGCCGTTTTCGCAACGGCAGGATTTGGTAGCCCGGGTTAGACGCAATGCGTCGCCATCCGGGGACGTTTGCAGGCCGGGTAAACTCTCACCCGGCCTTTTTATTGGGCAAAAACCGTGAATACATTAGAACAAACAATTGGCAATACGCCTCTGGTGAAATTACAACGCCTTGCGCCTGACAACGGCAGCGAAATCTGGGTCAAGCTGGAAGGGAACAACCCTGCGGGGTCGGTGAAAGATCGCGCGGCGCTGTCGATGATTGTTGAAGCCGAAAAGCGCGGCGAGATTAAACCCGGCGATGTGCTGATTGAAGCGACCAGCGGCAATACCGGCATCGCGCTGGCAATGATTGCTGCGCTCAAAGGCTATCAGATGAAGTTGCTGATGCCGGATAACATGAGTCAGGAGCGTCGTGCCGCTATGCGCGCCTACGGCGCTGAGCTGATTCTGGTCACCAAAGAGCAGGGCATGGAAGGGGCGCGCGATCTGGCGCTGGAAATGGCCCAACGCGGCGAAGGTAAGCTTTTGGATCAGTTCAATAATCCGGATAACCCTTACGCGCACTACACCACCACCGGGCCGGAGATCTGGCAGCAGACTGATGGACGAATCACCCATTTTGTCTCCAGTATGGGCACAACCGGGACCATTACCGGCGTTTCACGCTTTCTGCGCGAGCAGG is part of the Klebsiella huaxiensis genome and encodes:
- the hemF gene encoding oxygen-dependent coproporphyrinogen oxidase — encoded protein: MKPDAQQVKAFLLQLQDTICQKLSVVDGCDFVEDSWQREAGGGGRSRVLRDGGIFEQAGVNFSHVHGDAMPASATAHRPELAGRSFEAMGVSLVVHPRSPYIPTSHANVRFFIAEKPGADPVWWFGGGFDLTPYYGFEEDAVHWHRTARDLCYPFGEEVYPHYKKWCDDYFFLKHRNEQRGIGGLFFDDLNTPNFDHCFDFMQAVGNGYTDAYLPIVERRKEMLWGQRERDFQLYRRGRYVEFNLVWDRGTLFGLQTGGRTESILMSMPPLVRWEYDYHPEAGSPEAALGEFIQVRDWL
- the amiA gene encoding N-acetylmuramoyl-L-alanine amidase AmiA, whose product is MSTFKPLKILSSRRQVLKAGLAAITLSGIASQASAKEQPLKTSNGHSKPAAKKKGAKRVVMLDPGHGGIDTGAIGHNGSKEKHVVLAIAKNVRSILRSNGIDARLTRSGDTFIPLYDRVEIAHQHGADLFMSIHADGFTNPSAAGASVFALSNRGASSAMAKYLSDRENRADEVAGKKATDKDHLLQQVLFDLVQTDTIKNSLTLGSHILKKIKPVHKLHSRNTEQAAFVVLKSPSIPSVLVETSFITNPNEEKLLGTTAFRQKIATAIANGIISYFHWFDNQKAHSTRR
- the eutK gene encoding ethanolamine utilization microcompartment protein EutK gives rise to the protein MINALGLLEVDGMVAAVDAADAMLKAANVRLLSHEVLDPGRLTLVIEGDLAACRAALDAGSAAAQRTGRVISRREIGRPEEDTQRLISGFQRQQETPEAPATTESSEALVAVLTSVRQGMTAGEVAAHFGWSLEEARKALEQLFSAGALRKRSSRYRLKN
- the eutR gene encoding HTH-type transcriptional regulator EutR: MKKKKPANLHHLYHEALPEDVKLTPMVEVDNVHQRRTTDVYEHALTITAWQQIYDQLHPGKFHGEFTEILLDDIQVFREYTGLALRQSCLVWPNSFWFGIPATRGEQGFIGSQCIGSAEIATRPGGTEFELSTPDDYTILGVVISEDVISRQAGFLHHPERVLHMLRNQSALEVKEQHKAALWGFVQQALATFSENPENLHQPAVRKVLGDNLLLAMGAMLEEAQPMVTAESISHQSYRRLLSRAREYVLENMSEPLTVLDLCNQLHVSRRTLQNAFHAILGIGPNAWLKRIRLNAVRRELISPWSQSTTVKDAAMQWGFWHLGQFATDYQQLFAEKPSLTLHQRMRQWA
- the eutL gene encoding ethanolamine utilization microcompartment protein EutL, with product MPALDLIRPSVTAMRVIASVNDGFARELKLPPHIRSLGLITADSDDVTYIAADEATKQAMVEVVYGRSLYAGAAHGPSPTAGEVLIMLGGPNPAEVRAGLDAMVAHIEGGAAFQWANDAEDTAFLAHVVSRTGSYLSSTSGIALGDPLAYLVAPPLEATFGIDAALKSADVQLVTYVPPPSETNYSAAFLTGSQAACKAACNAFTDAVLDIARHPIQRA
- the eutB gene encoding ethanolamine ammonia-lyase subunit alpha → MKLKTTLFGNVYQFKDVKEVLAKANELRSGDVLAGVAAESSQQRVAAKQVLSDMTVADIRNNPVIPYEEDCVTRLIQDDVNETAYNRIKNWTISDLREYVLNDEVTSDDIAFVRKGLTSEVVAAVAKISSNADLIYGAKKMPVIKKANTTIGLPGTFSCRLQPNDTRDDVQSIAAQIYEGLSFGAGDAVIGVNPVTDDVENLTRVLDTVYGVIDKFNIPTQGCVLAHVTTQIEAIRRGAPGGLIFQSICGSEKGLKEFGVELAMLDEARAVGAEFNRIAGENCLYFETGQGSALSAGANFGADQVTMEARNYGLARHYDPFLVNTVVGFIGPEYLYNDRQIIRAGLEDHFMGKLSGISMGCDCCYTNHADADQNLNENLMILLATAGCNYIMGMPLGDDIMLNYQTTAFHDTATVRQLLNLRPSPEFERWLETMGIMANGRLTKRAGDPSLFF
- the eutC gene encoding ethanolamine ammonia-lyase subunit EutC, whose translation is MDQKQIEEIVRSVMASMGQPQTTAAAPQAAVTKCASQCEVAAESCELDLGSPEAKAWIGVQQPHRAEVLAELKRSTVARVCTGRAGPRPRTLALLRFLADHSRSKDTVLKEVPEEWVKTQGLLEVRSEISDKNLYLTRPDMGRRLSAEAIDALKSQCVMSPDVQVVVSDGLSTDAITVNYEEILPPLLSGLKQAGLKVGTPFFVRYGRVKIEDQIGEILGAKVVVLLVGERPGLGQSESLSCYAVYSPRVATTVEADRTCISNIHQGGTPPVEAAAVIVDLAKRMLEQKASGINMTR